From Amphiura filiformis chromosome 20, Afil_fr2py, whole genome shotgun sequence, a single genomic window includes:
- the LOC140142407 gene encoding extracellular serine proteinase-like has protein sequence MECRRPSPETIDGDGTNTHIYVVDSGIHYGHEDFTGRTGDGIDLIGDPQIVGVDCFGHGTHVAGIAAGTTYGIATNATLHSIRIFGCVGFTPDSLIITALEWIAENAMRPAILSMSFGTRFSQAMYDTAESLVKEGFVLSVSAGNDNLDACEKTPAAAPSVITVAASDIEDVRAWWSNIGRCIDIIAPGVDTVSTINADNGTSISSGTSFSSPIVTGKLNLVALEPVMFLLLSAYVHL, from the exons ATGGAATGTAGACGACCCTCACCGGAGACAATAGATG GTGATGGTACCAATACCCATATATACGTGGTTGATTCTGGAATTCATTACGGCCACGAGGATTTCACAGGACGAACTGGCGATGGTATCGATTTGATAGGTGACCCGCAAATAGTTGGTGTT GATTGCTTCGGACATGGCACCCATGTTGCTGGAATCGCAGCTGGAACCACATATGGAATAGCTACTAATGCTACATTGCATAGCATAAGGATTTTTGGATGCGTTGGCTTCACCCCTGACTCACTCATTATTACTG CTTTGGAATGGATAGctgagaatgcaatgcggcctgCCATTCTTTCGATGTCATTTGGTACAAGATTCTCACAAGCTATGTATGACACTGCTGAAAGTTTAGTCAAAGAGGGTTTCGTTTTGAGCGTTTCTGCTGGTAATGACAACCTTGACGCCTGTGAGAAAACACCGGCTGCTGCACCTAGT GTAATAACCGTGGCAGCATCTGACATAGAAGACGTCAGAGCTTGGTGGTCCAACATTGGCCGATGTATTGACATTATTGCTCCAGGTGTGGACACTGTCAGCACTATCAATGCCGATAACGGAACCTCGATAAGCTCTGGAACTTCATTTTCAAGCCCAATAGTGACCGGTAAATTAAATCTAGTGGCGTTAGAACCCGTCATGTTTCTACTTCTATCTGCGTACGTCCATCTTtaa
- the LOC140142918 gene encoding uncharacterized protein: protein MMVTFAFLRAILLIFFLEQVSRCSAQTTDDVTLITTDDLMETTTEESTEESTTRGTTKATTVASGNSQRQLSPGAVAGITVGVVVLAILVIVILICIVKSKASGKVTTSQAFSGQQEEEGIMNSGQQQEDSC, encoded by the exons ATGATGGTGACTTTCGCCTTTTTACGTGCAATTCTTCTAATCTTCTTCCTTGAACAAG TCTCACGATGTAGCGCACAGACAACAGACGATGTTACGTTAATAACGACAGATGATCTCATGGAAACTACGACAGAAGAGAGTACAGAGGAATCTACTACAAGAG GCACTACCAAAGCAACAACAGTGGCTTCTGGTAACAGCCAACGCCAGCTTTCACCCGGCGCAGTTGCTGGTATTACTGTTGGCGTCGTTGTTTTAGCCATTTTGGTGATTGTGATCCTTATCTGCATAGTAAAATCAAAAGCCAGTGGCAAGGTGACTACTTCTCAAGCATTTTCTGGACAACAAGAAGAAGAAGGGATCATGAACTCTGGACAGCAGCAAGAAGATTCTTGCTAA
- the LOC140142408 gene encoding zinc metalloproteinase nas-39-like, whose protein sequence is MNSNCTPTCDDRCYDTADETTYPCQCDESCVSRHDCCQDYYLLCRPYLPCDYTTPWPGVGSYYSPYYPDDYLNNHNCRTLLISWNDTFQTIITFDDFNLQESDNCSADSLSIYDGDDEMSPLIGEYCGTDIPRFVTSTGPNATLIFDTDSSETSAGYSLRAVFGTACDSIVTSPGTVSSSNYPSKYYNNERCSTRIRAKPGKQVHLTFTDFDLEDRSSEGSCHDKLEVYDSGVANPDALIGEFCGSELPAVRSSGRNLLLVFSSDFLMNGKGYKADVTFVTAVKADLVGGRSPNEGRIEITHPKYGRGTVCEDFVVKTHF, encoded by the exons atgaacagtaactgca CGCCAACATGTGATGATCGTTGTTATGATACCGCCGATGAGACAACGTACCCCTGTCAGTGTGATGAGTCCTGCGTGTCACGTCACGATTGCTGTCAAGATTACTATCTTCTGTGTCGAC CATATTTACCATGTGATTATACGACCCCGTGGCCTGGAGTAGGCTCATATTACTCTCCATATTACCCCGATGACTACCTCAACAACCACAATTGTCGCACATTGCTTATAAGTTGGAACGACACTTTTCAAACAATCATTACCTTTGATGACTTCAACCTGCAAGAATCTGATAATTGTAGTGCCGATAGTCTAAGCATTTACGACGGCGACGATGAAATGAGTCCACTTATTGGAGAGTATTGTGGTACTGATATACCAAGATTTGTGACGTCTACTGGACCTAATGCAACTCTTATTTTTGATACCGATTCATCTGAAACAAGTGCAGGATATAGTTTGAGAGCCGTGTTCGGGACAG CATGTGACTCCATAGTCACATCTCCCGGAACCGTGTCTTCAAGTAATTATCCTTCAAAGTACTACAACAACGAACGATGTTCTACAAGAATACGAGCCAAACCAGGGAAGCAAGTCCATCTTACATTTACCGATTTTGATCTAGAGGATAGATCAAGCGAGGGATCATGTCATGATAAGTTGGAAGTTTATGATAGTGGTGTGGCTAATCCTGACGCTCTCATTGGTGAATTTTGCGGGTCAGAATTGCCCGCCGTCCGATCGTCTGGTAGGAATCTACTTCTTGTGTTTTCTTCGGATTTCCTGATGAACGGAAAGGGATACAAGGCAGACGTGACATTTGTTACAG CTGTCAAGGCGGACTTAGTCGGTGGAAGATCGCCCAACGAAGGACGAATAGAGATCACTCATCCCAAGTATGGCAGAGGCACGGTATGTGAAGACTTTGTCgtcaaaactcatttttga